The following coding sequences are from one Campylobacter sp. RM16187 window:
- a CDS encoding YajQ family cyclic di-GMP-binding protein, whose protein sequence is MASEHSFDISAQVDLMEVKNALEAAKKEVAARYDFKGIAAEIELNEKDKFITLLSTSDNKIDALKDIVISKLIKRNIPPVAVSESKRESASGGKIKATLNLNDTLDSENSKKITKAIKDAKLKVNATIRGEEVRVAGKSIDDLQECIRIVKSLNLELPLSFRNLK, encoded by the coding sequence ATGGCTAGCGAACATAGCTTTGATATAAGTGCGCAAGTTGATCTGATGGAGGTTAAAAACGCTCTTGAAGCAGCGAAAAAAGAGGTTGCCGCTAGGTATGACTTCAAAGGTATCGCTGCTGAAATCGAGCTAAACGAAAAGGATAAATTTATCACTCTTCTTAGCACAAGTGATAATAAAATCGACGCTTTAAAAGATATCGTCATCTCAAAGCTTATCAAGCGCAATATCCCGCCTGTAGCAGTTAGCGAAAGCAAGCGAGAAAGCGCAAGCGGAGGAAAAATAAAAGCCACTCTTAATCTAAACGATACGCTTGATAGTGAAAATTCAAAAAAGATCACAAAAGCCATAAAAGACGCAAAACTAAAGGTAAACGCAACGATCAGAGGTGAAGAGGTAAGGGTTGCGGGCAAATCGATCGATGATCTGCAAGAGTGCATAAGGATCGTAAAGTCTTTAAATCTTGAATTACCGCTTAGTTTTAGAAATTTAAAATAA